In Brevibacterium zhoupengii, the following are encoded in one genomic region:
- a CDS encoding glycerophosphodiester phosphodiesterase, which produces MSFLQFLHERGITERPGSSKRPLVIAHRGYSAVAPENSLAAVDAARALGVDFIEVDTSTSADGVPVILHDPDLDRTTNRKGPVANLTAEELSFVDAGSWMGPGFTGVRIPTLAAVMRDIQHRGGELLLELKGEWSSGAVARISELVVETGTADRMVVQSFNTETLAACRDMLPMVSRFLLRMVPRPEDIETARALGAVAINPSYKGFSMRRSVVTEIRDNDLGVFVWTADSMNEWRELLDAEVDGIITNHPGRLQGFLAGRFDPVK; this is translated from the coding sequence ATGAGCTTTCTGCAGTTCCTGCACGAACGAGGAATCACCGAACGACCCGGATCGTCCAAGCGCCCCCTGGTGATCGCCCACCGCGGCTATTCCGCGGTGGCCCCGGAGAACAGCCTCGCCGCGGTGGACGCCGCCCGCGCCCTCGGCGTGGACTTCATCGAAGTCGACACCTCGACGAGCGCCGATGGGGTTCCGGTCATCCTCCACGACCCCGACCTCGACAGGACCACGAACCGCAAGGGTCCCGTGGCCAATCTGACGGCGGAGGAGCTGTCTTTCGTCGACGCCGGCTCGTGGATGGGGCCAGGATTCACCGGAGTTCGGATTCCCACGCTGGCAGCTGTCATGCGAGACATCCAGCACCGAGGTGGGGAGCTTCTCCTCGAGCTCAAGGGGGAGTGGTCCTCCGGAGCGGTGGCGCGGATCTCAGAGCTCGTCGTCGAGACCGGCACTGCCGATCGGATGGTCGTGCAGTCGTTCAACACCGAGACGCTCGCCGCCTGCAGAGACATGTTGCCGATGGTGTCGCGCTTCCTCCTGCGCATGGTTCCGCGCCCCGAGGACATCGAGACCGCGCGGGCGCTGGGCGCCGTCGCGATCAACCCTTCATACAAGGGATTCTCTATGCGCAGGTCCGTGGTCACCGAGATTCGGGACAACGACCTGGGCGTCTTCGTCTGGACAGCCGATTCCATGAACGAATGGCGCGAACTCCTCGACGCCGAGGTCGATGGCATCATCACCAACCACCCGGGGCGTCTGCAGGGTTTCCTGGCGGGTCGCTTCGACCCAGTGAAGTGA